The sequence GCCGTAAATGCTAAAATCGGAATAGTAGCAACCGGAGCGGTCATTTTACGAATTGCACGTGTAGCATCCAACCCATTCATTTCGGGCATTTGAACATCCATTAATATAATATCATAACGGGTTGTCTGCAATTTTTCCAAAACTTCTTTACCGTGATTCGCTATATCAATTTTCATTTCCGGCCAGGTCAATTTCAGTAATTCGGAAGTAACCAACTGATTTATCGGATGATCATCCGCCAACAGCAGTCGACATTGACCCACATTCGGTATCGTATTATCACTTGCAGATTGCCCACTTTCAGCGAGCATTATTTCAGGTGAAACTTTAAAGTCTATCTCAAAAATAAATTCACTGCCCTCGCCGGGTTTACTGCGCACCATGATTGCTCCTTGTAGCATATCTACCAGCTTTTTAACAATGGCCAAACCTAAGCCCGTTCCCCCGTAAACCCTTGTGGTATCGGCATTTGCCTGTGTAAAACTTTCAAAAATGGTATTGAGTTTTTCGGGACTGATACCAATTCCGGTATCTTTTACACTAAAATATAATCGTGCCTTTTCATCAATAATATCAATCAGTTTTACACCAACACGAATTTCTCCGGCCGGGGTAAATTTTATGGCATTGCTAATGAGGTTTAATAGAATTTGATTTAATCGCAATTGATCTCCGGCAACAGAAACAGGAATTGTTGGGTCAACATCCAAAACTATTTTAATATTTTTTTCAAGTGCTTTAAACTGAATCGTATAAATTAAATCGTTAATTACCTGTTGAACAGAAAAATATTTTTCTTCCAATTGTAATTTCCCTGCTTCAATTTTCGAAAAATCTAAAATATCATTAATCAACTGCAATAAACTCACTGCAGAAGTATCAACGGCCTTTAAATATTCCTGTTGTTTTTCATTTAATGGTGTTTGATGTAATAAATGTACCATACCCACAATTGCATTAATTGGTGTACGAATTTCATGGCTCATATTGGCAAGAAATTCTGCTTTAAATTTATTTGCCTGCTCTGCCAGTTCTTTTGCGCGTTGTAATGCTTCAGCTTTTTTTCTAAAAGTGATATCGCGTATAATCCCCTGATAACCAACGGGTATTCCGGCAGCATCATATTTAATGGCAGATGTAATGAGGCAATCAATTAATTCTCCATCTTTCTTTTTCAGCTTTAATTCATAATCAATTACCTCTGTATTTTCGGCAATTATTTTTTTGAAATTGTCACGGTCTTCGGGATTGGCATAAGTATTTTCAACATTTAATTGTTTGAGTTCATCATAACTGTAACCCAACAATTCAACAGTGGCCTTATTAAATTCCAAAAAACGACCATCAGAACTTGTAAAATAAATGGCATCGGTAAGTTGCTCCAGCAGGGAGCGGTATTTTAATTCACTTTTATATAATTCGCGCTCAATACTTTTGCTATGCATGTAGTATTTCGATAGCAATTCGCGTAACTGTTCCGTGAAATCAAATTCCGACATCTTTTACAAATTAACGCATTATAAATCAGATTTTTAACACTCCACAATAATCCGCCTATATTTGCAGCCATGTTGCAGGTAAAACAAATTGTAACGCTCGTTGAGCAGCATATTCAGGATGCAGGATTTCCCGCTGAACCTTCGGGTTTGTATGACCCGGCCCGCTATATTCTGGCGGCTGGCGGTAAACGTATTCGCCCTTGTTTAACTTTAATGAGTGCAAATTTATTTACCGAACATCCCGAAACACATTTACCTGTAGCCCTTGCAATGGAAGTGTTTCACAATTTTACACTGGTGCATGATGATATCATGGACAATGCGCCTGTTCGACGAGGTATGCCAACCGTTCATGAAAAATGGAATACGCATACAGGTATTTTATCCGGCGATGTTATGATGATTCAGGCTTACCGTTTAATGTGCAGCACAAAAAACGTGCGACTACCGGAATTGCTCGATATGTTTAATATCACTGCCATGCAGGTATGCGAAGGGCAACAATCAGATATGGATTTTGAACAACGCAACGATGTGCATTTACAGGAATATATTGAAATGATTACCTTCAAAACTTCTGTGTTGTTGGGTTGCTGCATGTATTGTGGCGCGTTGGCTGCAGGCGCAAACCAAAAAGATGCGGAACGTTTGTATAAAACCGGACTTGAATTAGGTGTCAGTTTCCAGATTAAAGATGATTTGTTAGATGCTTATGGCAATGAAAAAGAATTCGGTAAAAAACCGGGTGGTGATATCATCCAAAACAAAAAAACCTATCTCCTGTTGGAAGCATTAGAAAAAGCACAGGGACAAGATAAAACCCGCTTAATGGAATTAATGCAATCTAAACCAACTGATGAAGCGGCCAAGATTGCGGAGGTGCTCAGCATATTTGAAAAATACCATATTCGCGAAGCTGCAGAAAATACCATGGCGTTCCATTACAATGCCGCCATTCAGTCGCTGGGTGAGGTAGATGTTCCGGAATCGGCTAAAGTTGAATTACACCAACTTATTACCTCTGTTTTTGGAAGAAATTATTAATCCCGGTGCATCTTTTTCAGCAACCATTCCATTTCCGTTAAAATAATGGCTGTAGCGCCCCAAACTGCTTCTCCTGCTATGTTGTAACAAGGTGCATTAAAGGTGGCTTCTTTGCGTTGTATCATTGTAAAGCCTTTAATTTCTTCATTCAATAAGATATCAACCGGCGTTTCTATAATGTAATCAACTTCCGTTTTATCAGCAATAAATACCGGTTCATTTTCTACATAACCGATGTATGGAAATACAAAAAAATTGCTTGGTGGAATATACACATCACTCAGTTTACCAATAATGTGAATTTCCTCCATCGGAATACCAATTTCCTCCATTGTTTCTCTTTTTGCGGTGTAGGGCTCATCAATATCACCAACTTCAGCCTTACCACCCGGAAAACTTACCTGTCCGCCATGCACACCATCATAACTCGGTCGTTTAATCAAAACCATCTGAATGGCATCTTGCTTTTCATACAATAACAGCAAAACACAAGCTCTTTTCGCATCGGGATAATCTGCCACATCAAAATTTTTAATCGGCCTTGTTACCGGAGCCATGGTTTTATGCGCTTCCATTCCGGGCAAGGGTTCTTTTAACAATTGATATAATGTGTCTGCAAATTCTTTTATCATAAAGCTGTAATAATTACATTTGATGCACCAAAGTATTTCATTTTTTCTTAAATTAGTTCCAAATATATCGGTTGCATGAAAAAATCAGTTTTACTCCTCTGCTTTACTGCTGCCATTTCTCCCATTTTTGCCGGTCACAATGCTAAAACAGGAGACTTACAATTTGTTCAAAATGATGGTCAATGGGCAAATCACATTCAGTATCAGGCTCCTTTGTATGGCGGAACCTTATTTCTTGAAAAAAACTGTTTTACCTACGTTTTTTCCAATTCAGCTGAAATTTCCGAGTTTAAACATGGTGGCAATCCTGCTGATCTTGCCAATTTCGTGTATAAACAACATGCCTATAAAACCACTTTTGTTAATGCCAATACCAACGTAAATCCAACTGGCGAAAATAAATTCAATAACTATTACAATTATTTTTTGGGAGATGATGCTGCATCCTGGCATGGAAAAGTTCCGGCTTTTGGAGCGATTCGTTATCCCGGTTTATATAATGGAACAGATTTGCTTGTTTACAGCAGAAGTAATTCCATGAAATACGATTTTATTGTCGCCCCCGGTGCAGATGCAAGCCTAATCAAAATGCAATACGACGGACTGGATAACATGCAAATTAAGGATGGCAATCTTGAATTAACAACCAGCATCAATACGATTATGGAATTGCACCCTGTTGCATGGCAGGTAATTAATGGTATAAAAGTTGATGTATTATGTGATTTTGTATTGGAGGTAAACAATGTAACATTCTCATTTCCAAATGGTTATGATAAAAATTACGAACTGATTATCGACCCGGCAACTTTGATTTTTGCGAGTTATTCCGGCTCCACTTCCGATAACTGGGGATACTCTGCTACCTACGATGCCGATGGCAATTTATACGGTGCAGGCATTGCTTTTG comes from Bacteroidota bacterium and encodes:
- a CDS encoding response regulator, with product MSEFDFTEQLRELLSKYYMHSKSIERELYKSELKYRSLLEQLTDAIYFTSSDGRFLEFNKATVELLGYSYDELKQLNVENTYANPEDRDNFKKIIAENTEVIDYELKLKKKDGELIDCLITSAIKYDAAGIPVGYQGIIRDITFRKKAEALQRAKELAEQANKFKAEFLANMSHEIRTPINAIVGMVHLLHQTPLNEKQQEYLKAVDTSAVSLLQLINDILDFSKIEAGKLQLEEKYFSVQQVINDLIYTIQFKALEKNIKIVLDVDPTIPVSVAGDQLRLNQILLNLISNAIKFTPAGEIRVGVKLIDIIDEKARLYFSVKDTGIGISPEKLNTIFESFTQANADTTRVYGGTGLGLAIVKKLVDMLQGAIMVRSKPGEGSEFIFEIDFKVSPEIMLAESGQSASDNTIPNVGQCRLLLADDHPINQLVTSELLKLTWPEMKIDIANHGKEVLEKLQTTRYDIILMDVQMPEMNGLDATRAIRKMTAPVATIPILAFTAYATTGEADKCIEAGMDDYVSKPVAPHILAKKIVELLKKSGYAFPAEEVTVNTPQITPAINLDYLNTLTGSDVELQAKIMQVMLTETPRDLEKLKTAFEGGDWDGVRAAAHKMKSGLQYLGLNETVALAKDIELSAKEKTQLHLLEGKINTVLLSCESGLLQLQTAFEKIQQ
- a CDS encoding polyprenyl synthetase family protein; amino-acid sequence: MLQVKQIVTLVEQHIQDAGFPAEPSGLYDPARYILAAGGKRIRPCLTLMSANLFTEHPETHLPVALAMEVFHNFTLVHDDIMDNAPVRRGMPTVHEKWNTHTGILSGDVMMIQAYRLMCSTKNVRLPELLDMFNITAMQVCEGQQSDMDFEQRNDVHLQEYIEMITFKTSVLLGCCMYCGALAAGANQKDAERLYKTGLELGVSFQIKDDLLDAYGNEKEFGKKPGGDIIQNKKTYLLLEALEKAQGQDKTRLMELMQSKPTDEAAKIAEVLSIFEKYHIREAAENTMAFHYNAAIQSLGEVDVPESAKVELHQLITSVFGRNY
- a CDS encoding CoA pyrophosphatase codes for the protein MIKEFADTLYQLLKEPLPGMEAHKTMAPVTRPIKNFDVADYPDAKRACVLLLLYEKQDAIQMVLIKRPSYDGVHGGQVSFPGGKAEVGDIDEPYTAKRETMEEIGIPMEEIHIIGKLSDVYIPPSNFFVFPYIGYVENEPVFIADKTEVDYIIETPVDILLNEEIKGFTMIQRKEATFNAPCYNIAGEAVWGATAIILTEMEWLLKKMHRD